Proteins from a single region of Sphingomonas swuensis:
- a CDS encoding GNAT family N-acetyltransferase yields MRLEQAGAGDLPELRALVEQAYRGETARAGWSHEADLLTGPRTSVEELQGFLDSGDRLLIWRDSGSIRACVRLVPLGSDRVYLGMLTVDPASQGSGLGKRLLAAAEAYAREVLGAGEMEMQVFSRRRELLSFYERRGYRPTGERRPFPYEEWPQAGALFEDLEFVVLEKAL; encoded by the coding sequence ATGCGGCTTGAACAGGCGGGCGCCGGCGACCTTCCCGAACTGCGTGCGCTGGTCGAACAGGCCTATCGCGGCGAGACGGCGCGCGCGGGCTGGAGCCATGAAGCCGACCTGCTGACCGGCCCGCGGACCAGCGTCGAGGAACTCCAGGGCTTTCTCGATTCGGGCGACCGGCTGCTCATTTGGCGCGATAGCGGCTCCATTCGCGCCTGCGTCCGGCTGGTCCCGCTCGGCAGCGACCGGGTCTACCTCGGCATGCTGACGGTCGATCCGGCAAGCCAGGGCAGCGGCCTCGGCAAGCGCCTGCTCGCCGCCGCGGAAGCTTATGCCCGCGAGGTGCTCGGTGCCGGGGAGATGGAGATGCAGGTCTTCAGCCGCCGCCGCGAGCTGCTGAGTTTCTACGAGCGCCGGGGTTATCGTCCGACCGGCGAGCGACGCCCTTTCCCCTACGAGGAATGGCCCCAGGCAGGAGCGCTGTTCGAGGACCTCGAGTTCGTCGTCCTCGAAAAGGCGCTCTAG
- a CDS encoding isoaspartyl peptidase/L-asparaginase, translated as MTNWSLVVHGGSGALELSTEEEAAGRAGLNAALDAGEAVLKGGGSAVDAVEAAVRVLEDDPAFNAGRGSVLTAEGKIELDAAIMEGRERHAGAIAGLTTVRNPIGAARAVMDHSPHVMLSHDGAEEFAATRGLETVDPSWFEIPARREALDKVLASGAGFDLDVKYGTVGAVAVDRDGHVAAATSTGGLTAKRFGRIGDSPLIGSGTYADDRACAVSCTGAGELFIRAAAAHEVGARMRLAGESLQDAVDDVLADVLALGGKGGMIAVAPSGEAAWGYTTRGMYRGRASAEGEREVAVHAA; from the coding sequence ATGACGAACTGGTCCCTGGTAGTACATGGCGGCTCCGGTGCGCTGGAGTTGAGCACGGAGGAAGAGGCCGCCGGGCGGGCCGGGCTCAACGCCGCGCTCGATGCCGGCGAGGCGGTGCTGAAGGGCGGTGGCTCGGCGGTCGACGCGGTCGAGGCCGCGGTCCGAGTGCTCGAGGACGATCCCGCCTTCAACGCCGGGCGTGGCAGCGTCCTCACCGCCGAGGGAAAGATCGAACTCGATGCCGCGATCATGGAAGGACGCGAGCGCCATGCAGGCGCGATCGCCGGGCTCACCACGGTCCGCAATCCGATCGGCGCGGCCCGCGCCGTCATGGACCACAGTCCGCACGTGATGCTGTCGCACGATGGGGCGGAGGAGTTCGCAGCGACTCGCGGGCTCGAGACGGTTGACCCTTCCTGGTTCGAGATCCCGGCCCGGCGCGAGGCGCTCGACAAGGTGCTCGCAAGCGGAGCCGGGTTTGACCTCGACGTCAAATATGGAACGGTTGGTGCGGTCGCGGTCGACCGGGACGGTCATGTCGCGGCGGCGACCTCGACCGGCGGGCTGACTGCAAAGCGCTTCGGCCGAATCGGCGATTCGCCGCTGATCGGAAGCGGCACCTATGCCGACGACCGCGCCTGCGCGGTGAGCTGTACCGGAGCGGGCGAACTGTTCATCCGTGCTGCGGCGGCGCACGAGGTCGGAGCGCGGATGCGGCTTGCCGGCGAATCTCTGCAGGACGCGGTCGACGATGTCCTCGCCGACGTGCTGGCGCTCGGCGGCAAGGGCGGGATGATCGCGGTCGCGCCGTCGGGCGAGGCGGCGTGGGGCTATACGACCCGCGGCATGTATCGCGGCCGTGCCAGCGCCGAGGGCGAACGGGAGGTGGCGGTCCATGCGGCTTGA
- a CDS encoding SPFH domain-containing protein produces MSDRGQSNLNASVERPARTFSGYLMLLLLLVGIIVQVAGIAGLVGAEDVGPPLAVAAVIVAPIALLFILCGFYMLQPNQAAAITLFGSYRGTDRATGLRWVLPWEMRRKISVRSNNFISERIKVNDLRGNPIEMAAQVVWRVTDTAQALFDVDDYKAFVAVQVEAGIRAIGSRYPYDDFEHLEVTLRGNHDQVGDELRAELNARLTVAGIHVDECGFTHLAYAQEIAGAMLRRQQAQAVVAARKTLVEGAVGMVEMALAMLSEKNVVELDDERRAAMVSNLMVVLCGERDTQPVVNTGSLYQ; encoded by the coding sequence ATGAGTGACAGGGGACAAAGCAATCTCAATGCCAGCGTCGAGCGGCCGGCGCGGACCTTCAGCGGCTATCTGATGCTGCTTCTGCTGCTGGTCGGCATCATCGTCCAGGTCGCCGGGATCGCCGGGCTGGTCGGAGCGGAGGACGTCGGTCCGCCGCTGGCGGTGGCGGCGGTGATCGTCGCGCCGATCGCGTTGCTCTTCATCCTGTGCGGCTTCTACATGCTGCAGCCCAACCAGGCCGCAGCCATCACCCTGTTCGGAAGCTATCGCGGGACCGACCGCGCGACGGGCCTGCGCTGGGTCCTTCCGTGGGAGATGCGGCGCAAGATCTCGGTCCGTTCGAACAACTTCATCTCCGAGCGGATCAAGGTGAACGACCTTCGCGGCAATCCGATCGAGATGGCGGCGCAGGTCGTCTGGCGGGTCACGGATACCGCGCAGGCGCTGTTCGACGTCGACGATTACAAGGCGTTCGTCGCGGTTCAGGTCGAGGCCGGGATCCGCGCCATCGGCTCGCGCTATCCGTACGACGATTTCGAGCACCTCGAAGTGACGCTGCGCGGCAACCACGACCAGGTCGGTGACGAGCTCCGGGCCGAGCTCAATGCCCGGCTGACGGTCGCCGGCATCCATGTCGACGAATGCGGCTTCACCCACCTCGCTTATGCTCAGGAAATCGCCGGCGCGATGCTTCGCCGTCAGCAGGCGCAGGCGGTTGTCGCCGCCCGCAAGACGCTGGTCGAGGGTGCGGTCGGCATGGTCGAGATGGCGCTTGCCATGCTCAGCGAGAAGAATGTCGTCGAGCTCGACGACGAGCGCCGCGCCGCGATGGTGTCGAACCTGATGGTCGTGCTGTGCGGCGAGCGCGACACGCAGCCCGTCGTCAACACCGGCAGCCTGTACCAGTAA
- a CDS encoding toxin-antitoxin system HicB family antitoxin: MAERKAFPLRIDAELWAAVERCATANIRSANAEVECLLREALKARGVKLAPPQPVKRGRPPKESE, encoded by the coding sequence ATGGCGGAGCGCAAGGCCTTTCCCCTGCGAATCGACGCGGAGCTGTGGGCCGCGGTCGAGCGCTGCGCGACGGCCAACATCCGCTCCGCCAATGCCGAAGTCGAATGCCTGCTTCGCGAGGCGCTCAAGGCGAGGGGGGTCAAGCTTGCGCCCCCGCAGCCGGTCAAGCGCGGACGCCCACCCAAGGAGAGTGAATGA
- a CDS encoding alpha/beta hydrolase: protein MLSLLLAAAAIAAAPPRSSELRAGPNDSLAGTLLLPSGKSRAAMVIIPGSGPTDRDGNNPAGIKAASYRKLAEALAEKGIATVRIDKRGMFGSAAAGNPNTATFAEYDSDLRAWVDKTRKASGQKCVWVAGHSEGGLVALRAADAPGVCGVVLLAAPGETLGQTIRKQLRANPANAPFLASAEAALTELEAGRKVSVDGMHPALAQSLFNPAVQGFMIELLSQDPSRLATAVRRPMLIVQGGHDVQVGLANGDALKKAAPRASYVLFPAMSHVLSDGPAERAANLATYAEADRPLTAGLADRVAAFVTGAK, encoded by the coding sequence ATGCTGAGCCTGTTGCTTGCCGCCGCAGCGATCGCTGCCGCTCCACCGCGCTCCTCAGAACTTCGCGCCGGCCCGAACGACTCACTGGCTGGAACACTGCTGCTGCCGAGCGGGAAGAGCCGGGCGGCGATGGTCATCATTCCCGGATCGGGTCCGACCGACCGCGACGGCAACAATCCGGCCGGAATCAAGGCGGCCAGCTATCGCAAGCTGGCGGAAGCGCTGGCGGAGAAGGGCATCGCCACCGTCCGGATCGACAAGCGCGGCATGTTCGGGAGCGCCGCGGCGGGCAATCCGAACACGGCGACCTTCGCCGAATATGATTCTGACTTGCGCGCCTGGGTCGACAAGACCCGCAAGGCCTCGGGACAGAAGTGCGTGTGGGTCGCCGGGCACAGCGAGGGCGGGCTGGTCGCGCTTCGTGCCGCCGATGCGCCAGGGGTCTGCGGCGTGGTCCTGCTCGCCGCGCCGGGCGAAACGCTTGGGCAAACCATTCGCAAGCAACTCCGCGCCAACCCCGCCAATGCGCCGTTCCTGGCTTCGGCCGAGGCGGCGCTGACCGAGCTCGAAGCCGGGCGGAAGGTGTCGGTCGACGGCATGCATCCGGCGCTGGCCCAGAGCCTGTTCAACCCCGCGGTCCAGGGCTTCATGATCGAGCTCTTGAGCCAGGACCCGTCCAGGCTCGCGACGGCGGTCCGACGCCCGATGCTGATCGTCCAGGGTGGGCACGACGTGCAGGTCGGGCTCGCCAATGGCGACGCGCTGAAGAAGGCGGCTCCAAGGGCTTCCTACGTCCTCTTCCCTGCGATGAGCCATGTCCTCAGCGACGGCCCGGCGGAGCGCGCCGCCAACCTCGCCACCTATGCCGAGGCCGATCGGCCGCTCACCGCCGGCCTCGCCGACCGGGTGGCCGCCTTCGTGACGGGAGCCAAGTGA
- a CDS encoding S1/P1 nuclease — MPILRMLAALLALTVAAPAAAYWEYTHKMVASIAWSEVKPETRVRLRAILRDGGLLETAECPTATLEQASLWADCIKPLGDRFSYQSSWHYQNVNVCKPFSLKEACKDGNCVSAQIERNARLLADPKLPKRERVIALAYLVHFVGDLAQPMHGGDRGDLGGNQVPVAYGVVAGRTNLHGIWDGWIPERAVTSPPGGLKGLLSGVSPAEKARLAGGTVEDWSRDAWENSRDLAYTSILGDPCRKLGKDERPVLTEEKLQALIPPVRRQVLAGGLRLARMLDDALLLGKAPERRRSGS, encoded by the coding sequence GTGCCGATCCTCCGAATGCTTGCAGCGCTGCTCGCGCTGACCGTCGCCGCGCCCGCCGCGGCCTATTGGGAATATACCCACAAAATGGTGGCCAGCATCGCCTGGTCCGAGGTCAAGCCCGAGACACGGGTGAGGCTGCGTGCCATCCTCAGGGACGGCGGCCTGCTCGAAACCGCCGAGTGCCCGACCGCAACGCTCGAGCAGGCGAGTCTGTGGGCCGACTGCATCAAGCCGCTGGGCGATCGCTTCAGCTATCAGTCGAGCTGGCACTATCAGAACGTCAACGTGTGCAAGCCCTTCAGCCTCAAGGAAGCGTGCAAGGACGGCAACTGCGTGTCGGCGCAGATCGAGCGCAATGCCCGGCTACTGGCGGATCCCAAGCTTCCGAAGCGCGAGCGGGTGATAGCGCTGGCCTATCTCGTCCACTTCGTCGGCGACCTCGCCCAGCCGATGCACGGCGGCGATCGCGGCGACCTCGGCGGCAACCAGGTGCCGGTCGCCTATGGCGTCGTCGCCGGCCGCACCAACCTTCATGGCATCTGGGACGGCTGGATCCCGGAGCGCGCGGTGACGTCTCCGCCGGGCGGGCTCAAGGGTCTTCTCTCGGGTGTCAGCCCGGCCGAGAAGGCAAGGCTCGCCGGAGGCACGGTCGAGGACTGGAGCCGTGACGCGTGGGAGAACAGCCGCGACCTCGCCTACACCAGCATTCTCGGCGATCCCTGCCGCAAGCTCGGCAAGGACGAACGGCCGGTGCTCACCGAAGAGAAACTGCAGGCGCTGATCCCGCCGGTCCGCCGCCAGGTGCTTGCCGGCGGTCTCCGGCTGGCCCGGATGCTCGACGACGCGCTGCTCCTCGGCAAGGCTCCGGAGCGGCGGCGCAGCGGCAGCTAG
- the ispG gene encoding flavodoxin-dependent (E)-4-hydroxy-3-methylbut-2-enyl-diphosphate synthase: MSAIRPWRTIERRNCRQIMVGNVPVGGDAPITVQTMTNTPTADARATIDQIRRCEEAGADIIRVSCPDVESTTALREIVRAAQVPIVADIHFHYKRALEAADAGAACLRINPGNIGSSERVAEVVRAAKANGCAIRIGVNAGSLEKDLLEKYGEPCPEALVESALDHIRLLEDHDFREYKVAVKASDVFLAVAAYQDLAAQVDCPLHLGITEAGGLIGGTVKSSIGLGMLLWSGIGDTIRVSLSAEPEEEVRVGYHLLKALGIRNRGVRVVSCPSCARQGFDVIRTVEKLEERLQHIRTPLSLSVLGCVVNGPGEARETDIGITGGGNGRHMVYLSGVTDHHVQDENMIDHIVRLVEAKAAEIEAATVDEPVAAE; the protein is encoded by the coding sequence ATGTCCGCAATCCGTCCGTGGCGCACGATCGAGCGCCGGAACTGCCGCCAGATCATGGTCGGCAACGTCCCCGTTGGCGGCGATGCGCCGATCACCGTCCAGACGATGACCAACACGCCGACCGCCGACGCGCGGGCGACGATCGACCAGATCCGCCGCTGCGAGGAAGCGGGGGCCGACATCATCCGGGTCTCCTGCCCCGACGTCGAGAGCACCACGGCGCTCCGCGAGATCGTTCGCGCCGCGCAGGTGCCGATCGTCGCCGACATCCACTTCCACTACAAGCGCGCGCTCGAGGCCGCCGACGCCGGCGCCGCCTGCCTCCGGATCAACCCGGGCAACATCGGGAGCAGCGAGCGGGTGGCCGAAGTCGTGCGCGCGGCCAAGGCCAACGGCTGCGCGATCCGGATCGGGGTCAATGCCGGAAGCCTCGAGAAGGATCTCCTCGAGAAATATGGCGAGCCCTGCCCCGAAGCGCTGGTCGAAAGCGCACTCGACCATATCCGCCTGCTCGAGGACCACGACTTCCGTGAATATAAGGTCGCGGTGAAGGCCAGCGACGTGTTCCTCGCCGTGGCCGCCTACCAGGACCTCGCCGCGCAGGTCGACTGCCCTCTCCACCTCGGGATCACCGAGGCGGGCGGGCTGATCGGCGGCACCGTCAAGAGCTCGATCGGGCTCGGCATGCTGCTGTGGAGCGGGATCGGCGACACGATCCGGGTCTCGCTTTCGGCCGAGCCGGAGGAGGAGGTGCGGGTCGGCTACCACCTGCTCAAGGCACTCGGCATCCGTAACCGCGGCGTGCGCGTCGTCTCCTGCCCATCCTGCGCGCGGCAGGGCTTCGACGTCATCCGCACGGTCGAGAAGCTGGAGGAGCGGCTGCAGCACATCCGCACCCCGCTGTCGCTGTCGGTGCTTGGCTGCGTCGTCAATGGGCCGGGCGAGGCGCGCGAGACCGACATCGGGATCACCGGCGGCGGCAATGGCCGGCACATGGTCTACCTGTCGGGCGTCACCGACCACCATGTGCAGGACGAGAACATGATCGACCACATCGTCCGGCTGGTCGAGGCCAAGGCCGCCGAGATCGAGGCCGCCACCGTCGACGAGCCGGTCGCGGCCGAGTAA